A DNA window from Mastacembelus armatus chromosome 11, fMasArm1.2, whole genome shotgun sequence contains the following coding sequences:
- the LOC113126776 gene encoding sodium-dependent neutral amino acid transporter B(0)AT1-like isoform X2, whose translation MCLEFTNPGLDLRIPNHEDLDRMEKEESGNRPKWDNKSQYILTCVGFCIGIGNVWRFPYLCQSHGGGAFLIPYLTLLVLEGMPLLLLEFAIGQRLRKGSVGVWRTISPYLTGIGIASMLVSFLIGLYYNTLIAWMIWYLFNSFRDPLPWTECPLVDNGTEFVPECQQSSPVDYYFYRETLNSSASISDSGGVHWPIVVSLLVAWAVICICYIRGIRTSGKAVYITAILPYIVLAIFLIRGLALKGALSGIEYLYTPDIDELLKPITWLDAGAHVFYAFGIAWGGLISFSSYNPVHNNCMQDAVILSAITGFTSIYAATVTYTIIGFRATEKYDHCVSENIMTLLNTFDLRDENVTTSNYEAVFNDLNSSYPDTVLGLDIKTCDMQTFLNEGVEGTGLAFIVFTEAITKMPGSPGWSVLFFIMLLCLGVSTLFGNIEGVVVPLKDLNMFPQNWPQEALTGTTCIVAFIISLLFAQPSGIYWVTLFDNFAGSVPLLTIGLFEMIAVVYIYGIDRRSFHL comes from the exons ATGTGTCTGGAATTTACTAACCCAGGCCTGGATCTCAGGATTCCTAACCATGAGGATTTGGACAGGATGGAGAAGGAGGAGTCTGGTAACAGGCCAAAGTGGGACAACAAATCCCAGTACATCCTAACTTGTGTGGGCTTCTGCATTGGGATTGGCAATGTGTGGCGATTCCCTTACTTGTGTCAAAGTCATGGTGGAG GTGCTTTTCTGATTCCTTACCTGACCCTGTTGGTGCTGGAGGGAATGCCCCTCCTGCTGTTGGAGTTTGCAATTGGCCAACGTCTCAGGAAAGGCAGTGTGGGAGTGTGGAGGACCATCAGTCCGTATCTCACTGGTATTG GCATAGCCTCCATGCTGGTGTCCTTTTTGATCGGACTGTACTACAACACCTTAATAGCCTGGATGATATGGTATCTCTTCAATTCCTTTCGAGACCCTCTGCCGTGGACCGAGTGTCCTCTCGTTGACAATGGGACAG AATTTGTGCCAGAGTGTCAACAGAGCTCCCCTGTGGATTACTACTTTTATCGAGAGACTCTCAACAGTTCGGCCTCTATATCTGACTCTGGGGGAGTCCACTGGCCCATAGTCGTCTCCCTGTTAGTTGCCTGGGCAGTCATCTGTATCTGCTACATACGAGGGATCAGGACTTCAGGCAAG GCAGTTTACATCACAGCCATCCTGCCTTACATAGTGCTGGCCATCTTCCTGATACGAGGACTGGCTCTTAAAGGCGCACTGAGCGGAATAGAGTACCTCTACACACCAGAT ATTGATGAGTTGTTAAAACCAATAACTTGGTTGGATGCAGGTGCCCATGTCTTTTATGCCTTCGGCATAGCATGGGGAGGCCTCATCTCCTTCTCAAGCTACAACCCTGTACA taaCAACTGCATGCAAGATGCTGTGATCCTGTCTGCTATTACTGGCTTTACCTCAATCTATGCTGCCACAGTCACCTACACCATCATCGGCTTCAGGGCCACTGAGAAATATGATCATTGCGTCAGTGA AAACATCATGACgttattaaatacatttgatcTTCGTGATGAAAACGTCACTACAAGTAACTATGAGGCAGTGTTCAATGACCTCAACAGCTCCTACCCTGATACTGTTCTTGGGCTGGACATCAAAACCTGTGACATGCAGACGTTTCTCAACGAG GGAGTGGAGGGAACAGGTCTGGCCTTTATTGTGTTTACAGAGGCCATCACCAAGATGCCTGGTTCTCCAGGCTGGTCTGTTCTCTTTTTCATCATGCTTCTCTGCTTGGGGGTCTCAACCCTGTTTGGCAACATTGAAGGAGTGGTGGTCCCCTTAAAAGATCTGAATATGTTTCCTCAAAACTGGCCCCAAGAAGCACTAACTG gaacAACATGCATTGTTGCCTTCATCATC